The following are encoded in a window of Acidobacteriota bacterium genomic DNA:
- a CDS encoding Fic family protein — protein sequence MDIADFSSSKAGALVKALQGYWAFVPASLPPELELSWQLVGRISNADRALSELAGVARNLPNPHLLIDSFVRREAVLSSRIEGTRASLSDLFFFEAGGERATDVDDVLEVANYVKALNHGLARLNDLPVSLRLIREIHEQLMNGLQADHLTPGEFRRSQNWIGPAGCTLVDATYVPPPVQEMEAALGNLERYLHAESELPPLIRLALIHYQFEAIHPFLDGNGRVGRLLITLLLCHWGLMPQPLLYLSAFFERDRPDYYRLLLSVSQRGEWLEWITFFLRGVEDQSKDAIDRAKKLLDLWQQYRQQFQSVRSSSLLLRLVDELIANPVLTFGRAAALLNITPRAARMNVEKLVEAGIIREISGKQRYQLFIAPEIIHVLESSGE from the coding sequence ATGGATATTGCCGACTTCAGCTCATCAAAAGCAGGCGCACTCGTAAAAGCCTTACAGGGATATTGGGCGTTTGTTCCTGCTTCTCTCCCGCCAGAGCTTGAGCTTTCCTGGCAACTTGTGGGAAGAATTTCCAACGCGGATCGGGCGTTGAGCGAATTGGCGGGAGTAGCGCGCAATCTACCCAATCCTCATTTATTGATAGACTCTTTTGTTCGCCGCGAAGCCGTTTTGTCCAGTCGCATCGAAGGAACTCGGGCGTCACTTTCTGATTTATTCTTTTTTGAGGCAGGTGGCGAAAGGGCGACTGATGTGGATGACGTTCTTGAAGTCGCCAATTATGTGAAAGCCTTGAATCACGGTTTGGCGCGGTTGAACGATCTGCCTGTCAGTCTGCGGTTGATCCGCGAAATTCACGAACAATTGATGAACGGCCTTCAGGCAGATCACCTGACGCCTGGCGAATTTCGTCGCTCGCAGAATTGGATTGGCCCGGCAGGTTGCACGTTGGTTGATGCCACTTACGTTCCGCCTCCTGTTCAGGAAATGGAAGCGGCTTTAGGGAATCTGGAAAGATACTTACACGCTGAATCAGAGTTACCGCCATTGATTCGGCTGGCGTTGATTCATTATCAATTCGAAGCAATTCATCCATTTCTGGACGGCAACGGGCGCGTCGGCAGATTGTTGATTACTCTACTGCTTTGTCATTGGGGGTTGATGCCGCAACCATTACTTTATCTCAGTGCGTTCTTTGAGCGAGATCGGCCAGATTATTACCGATTGTTGCTGTCGGTCAGCCAGCGCGGAGAATGGCTGGAATGGATCACCTTCTTCTTGCGGGGAGTCGAAGACCAGTCAAAAGACGCCATTGATCGAGCCAAAAAGCTGCTCGACCTGTGGCAACAATATCGTCAACAATTCCAGTCGGTGCGGTCGTCATCTTTGTTGTTGCGTTTGGTGGATGAGTTAATCGCCAATCCGGTGCTGACGTTCGGACGCGCCGCAGCTTTGTTGAACATCACACCGCGAGCCGCGCGAATGAACGTCGAAAAATTGGTTGAAGCCGGAATCATTCGCGAAATCAGCGGCAAACAACGCTATCAGCTTTTTATCGCGCCCGAAATCATCCACGTTCTTGAATCCTCTGGTGAGTAG